A genomic region of Fusarium falciforme chromosome 4, complete sequence contains the following coding sequences:
- a CDS encoding HET domain-containing protein has translation MPGRENGTLQVLKKKLSLQPLFAKERNRRSSSPPLPGKKHASRSPSPPRLDESNENTLVCTSTWDSRLERYQILKLDTNLSVSIGDSFEANPGSEVTNIPKFEYGPIRYPKMIRLLLILPATYDDEPLETIMFHADPREIPYQALSCASNDRKQTRLMHCNGRGLAVTETVYSALLNIRNLGDRKIFSTVWTDAVCINQADMQERESHLRLCKTIFSTAAVTIAHLDGTEKSRRKVFETVDMLHEACRNDEFRERLEEDGLDLSSLDQLCIGNKRLRIPLDNRVELSKVFSHPWFERVWNWPEVSLSKKVYFLYGSALRPWSFFADAAWCMHQLRWESSLNSECIVHGQTRMDLKYDHMLHLDDHRQDIRDEKPCTLLSLLTKSRQFTSANPLDRVFALWPHISNTSERDFVQAYFDYNLSPLSVFLNLTLNSIISHETLDVLHLVHNEVKDDWPSFVPDLWMKDGVRTLGSKEGREHWEYHAAGDTKPQFTALNTKNQTRHGMPYFEDDVNIMLKGFLVDEVTRAGSEMKDMMFGGKSFLSDWVNTALVTGNKKFYTAGELKRARALQKTSKSRSDKKDTTSAQDNGESSRVAELQAAMRRSNRRFGSARDSQGQLRDSLTPSLMEALENIDIMESGFAAQEPVSEPEPISTLPMNEKYPIGDISVVEAFWRTLIKNKDENGEVPSAEMNKTFFQPWLTAMSGTTAEMLDALAHGQSEDGPRPEPLFNDLVHMSCNGSRIVRTKTGLIGTAPWDVQEGDFVCVLYGGQTPFVLRRDENCPGKYRFVGDCYIHGIMEGEALSMELEEREFVIS, from the coding sequence ATGCCTGGACGTGAGAACGGCACTCTTCAGGttctgaagaagaagctcagtCTTCAGCCCCTGTTTGCCAAGGAGAGGAATCGCAGATCTTCATCCCCTCCGCTGCCTGGCAAGAAGCATGCCAGCAggtccccctcccctcccagACTGGATGAGAGCAATGAGAACACCTTGGTGTGCACGTCGACATGGGACTCCCGCCTTGAGCGGTACCAGatcctcaagctcgacaCCAACTTGAGCGTTTCCATCGGTGATTCGTTCGAGGCCAACCCCGGGAGCGAGGTTACCAACATCCCCAAGTTCGAGTATGGCCCTATCCGGTATCCCAAGATGATCCGCCTTCTTCTTATCCTCCCGGCCACCTATGACGACGAACCCCTCGAGACCATCATGTTCCACGCCGATCCTCGGGAGATCCCCTATCAGGCTCTGTCCTGTGCCTCCAATGACCGTAAGCAGACGAGGCTCATGCACTGCAACGGCCGTGGCCTGGCCGTCACCGAGACTGTCTATTCAGCCCTCCTCAACATTCGAAACCTCGGCGACCGCAAGATCTTCTCGACAGTATGGACCGATGCAGTCTGCATCAACCAGGCGGACATGCAGGAGCGTGAGTCTCACCTACGCCTGTGCAAGACCATCTTCAGCACTGCGGCAGTTACCATTGCCCACCTCGATGGAACTGAAAAGTCCCGTCGCAAGGTCTTTGAGACTGTCGACATGCTCCACGAGGCCTGCCGCAACGACGAATTCCGTGAAAGactcgaggaagatggactGGACCTCTCATCACTTGACCAGCTCTGCATCGGAAACAAGCGTCTTCGAATTCCCCTTGACAACCGGGTGGAACTGTCCAAGGTCTTCTCTCACCCCTGGTTCGAGCGTGTGTGGAACTGGCCTGAAGTATCCCTGTCCAAGAAGGTCTATTTCTTGTATGGATCTGCCCTCCGTCCCTGGAGCTTCTTTGCCGATGCTGCCTGGTGCATGCATCAGCTGCGCTGGGAGTCGTCCCTGAATTCCGAGTGTATCGTCCACGGCCAAACCCGGATGGATCTCAAGTATGATCACATGTTGCACTTGGATGATCACCGCCAAGACATCCGCGATGAAAAGCCATGCACCCTTCTTAGTCTCCTGACCAAGTCGCGCCAGTTCACATCAGCCAACCCGTTGGATCGGGTCTTTGCCTTGTGGCCGCACATCAGCAACACAAGTGAGAGGGATTTCGTCCAGGCTTACTTCGACTATAACCTGTCTCCTCTTAGCGTCTTCCTCAACTTGACACTCAACAGCATCATCTCACACGAGACTCTTGATGTCCTGCATCTCGTCCATaacgaggtcaaggatgaCTGGCCCTCATTTGTGCCTGACCTGTGGATGAAGGATGGCGTCCGTACCCTAGGATCTAAGGAAGGCCGCGAGCACTGGGAGTACCACGCTGCCGGGGACACCAAGCCTCAGTTCACCGCCCTCAACACTAAGAACCAGACCCGTCACGGTATGCCCTACTTTGAGGATGACGTCAACATCATGCTCAAGGGATTCCTCGTTGACGAGGTCACTCGGGCAGGATCTGAGATGAAGGACATGATGTTTGGCGGCAAGTCTTTCCTCTCAGACTGGGTCAACACCGCTCTCGTGACAGGCAACAAGAAGTTCTACACTGCGGGTGAACTGAAGCGGGCCAGGGCTCTTCAGAAGACCTCCAAGAGCCGCagcgacaagaaggacaCCACTTCAGCTCAAGACAATGGCGAGTCTTCTCGTGTTGCCGAGCTTCAGGCAGCAATGAGGCGGTCAAACCGTCGTTTTGGCTCGGCTCGGGACTCGCAAGGTCAGCTCCGTGACTCTCTCACACCGTCTCTGATGGAGGCTCTGGAGAACATCGACATTATGGAGAGTGGCTTCGCTGCCCAAGAGCCTGTGTCTGAACCCGAGCCAATTTCGACCCTTCCTATGAACGAGAAATATCCCATTGGCGACATCTCAGTCGTTGAGGCTTTCTGGCGAACCCTGATAAAGAACAAGGATGAGAATGGCGAGGTCCCTTCGGCGGAGATGAACAAGACCTTTTTCCAGCCGTGGCTCACCGCCATGTCGGGTACGACTGCCGAGATGCTGGATGCTCTGGCCCATGGACAGAGCGAAGACGGCCCGCGACCTGAGCCGCTCTTCAACGACCTGGTGCATATGAGCTGCAACGGCTCGCGCATCGTGAGGACCAAGACGGGACTGATTGGCACTGCGCCTTGGGACGTCCAGGAGGGCGATTTCGTGTGTGTCCTTTACGGCGGACAGACGCCGTTTGTGCTTCGCAGGGACGAGAACTGCCCCGGCAAGTACCGATTTGTTGGTGATTGTTATATCCACGGTATCATGGAGGGCGAGGCGCTGAGCATGGAGTTGGAGGAGCGGGAGTTTGTTATTTCATGA